In Gemmobacter sp. 24YEA27, a genomic segment contains:
- a CDS encoding glutamate-5-semialdehyde dehydrogenase: MDGQFLDLMTQIGSAAREAAAELAFAPPEQTTAALFAAADAIDASVDLILDANAKDMDFARAKGISPAMLDRLRLDGDRIAGIAAALREVAHQPDPVGRVLEEWDRPNGLQIRRVATPLGVVGVIYESRPNVTADAGALCLKAGNAVILRGGSESFHSSVAIHGCMVLGLKKAGLPEAAIQLVPVRDRDMVSAMLTAVDYIDVIVPRGGKGLVGLVQREARVPVFAHLEGICHVYADGAADLEKARRVVLNAKTRRTGICGSAECLLIDRAFYAKHGAVLIEDLVKAGVEVRTEGDLLQVSGTVEAQPDDFGREFLDMIIAARLVDGVDGAIAHIRRYGSNHTEAVLTEDDAVAARFFQRLDSAILMRNASTQFADGGEFGMGGEIGIATGKMHARGPVGAAQLCSFKYLVTGDGTIRG; encoded by the coding sequence ATGGATGGTCAGTTTCTGGATCTGATGACACAGATTGGATCGGCTGCGCGTGAGGCGGCGGCGGAACTGGCTTTTGCACCACCAGAGCAGACGACGGCGGCTTTGTTTGCGGCGGCCGATGCGATTGACGCAAGTGTTGATCTGATCCTTGACGCCAATGCGAAGGATATGGATTTCGCTCGCGCGAAAGGGATCTCGCCCGCCATGCTTGACCGGCTGCGGCTGGACGGGGACCGTATCGCAGGGATTGCCGCTGCGCTGCGCGAGGTGGCGCACCAGCCTGATCCGGTGGGCCGTGTTCTTGAGGAATGGGACCGGCCCAACGGGCTGCAGATCCGGCGGGTGGCGACGCCTCTGGGTGTGGTCGGCGTGATCTATGAAAGCCGGCCCAATGTCACGGCGGATGCCGGGGCCCTGTGTCTCAAGGCCGGCAATGCCGTCATTTTGCGCGGCGGCTCCGAGAGCTTCCATTCCTCGGTCGCGATCCATGGTTGTATGGTTCTGGGGCTGAAAAAGGCCGGGCTGCCGGAGGCCGCGATCCAGCTGGTTCCGGTCAGGGACCGCGATATGGTCTCGGCCATGCTCACGGCGGTGGACTATATCGACGTGATCGTGCCGCGGGGCGGCAAGGGGCTGGTGGGCCTGGTGCAGCGCGAGGCGCGGGTGCCGGTTTTTGCGCATCTGGAAGGCATTTGCCATGTCTATGCCGATGGCGCGGCGGATCTGGAAAAGGCGCGGCGGGTGGTGCTGAACGCCAAGACCAGGCGGACCGGGATCTGTGGATCTGCTGAATGCCTGCTGATTGACCGGGCGTTTTATGCGAAACACGGTGCGGTGCTGATCGAGGATCTGGTGAAGGCCGGGGTCGAGGTCAGAACCGAGGGTGACTTGCTGCAGGTCTCTGGTACGGTCGAGGCGCAACCTGATGATTTCGGGCGCGAATTCCTGGATATGATCATCGCGGCCAGACTGGTTGACGGGGTGGACGGCGCGATTGCCCATATTCGCCGCTACGGCTCCAACCACACGGAAGCGGTGCTGACCGAGGATGATGCAGTGGCGGCGCGCTTCTTCCAGCGGCTCGATTCGGCGATCCTGATGCGCAATGCCTCGACCCAGTTTGCCGATGGTGGCGAGTTCGGGATGGGCGGCGAGATCGGAATTGCCACCGGCAAGATGCATGCGCGCGGGCCGGTCGGTGCCGCACAATTGTGCAGCTTTAAATATCTTGTGACCGGCGACGGCACCATTCGCGGCTGA
- the proB gene encoding glutamate 5-kinase has protein sequence MQAPDIRAARRLVVKIGSALLVDRAKGLRQAWLSALALDVAEARVRGTQVVLVSSGSIALGRMVLGLPASGELSLEQAQAAAAVGQIRLARAYEEVLAPHGITTAQILVTLEDTADRRRYLNSRATMETLLGLGVVPIVNENDTVATDEIRFGDNDRLAAQIAVTAGADQLVLLSDVDGFYSANPKEDPTAVRFDLVDHITPAIEAMAGDPISGLSKGGMKTKLMAAKTAVAGGCAMAIMEGSPLRPLKALAEGANRTWFVAEADPQAARKRWINAMKEKGRVRVDEGAVKALRQGKSLLPAGVVAVEGRFGRGEPVGIIGPSGEALGKGLIRYTSDEARAIAGHRSGEIEAILGYQGRAALVHRDDMVM, from the coding sequence TTGCAGGCGCCCGATATCCGGGCCGCGCGTCGTCTTGTGGTGAAGATCGGTTCGGCCTTGCTGGTCGACCGCGCAAAGGGGCTGCGCCAGGCCTGGCTTTCTGCGCTGGCGCTGGATGTGGCAGAGGCGCGGGTTCGCGGCACCCAGGTGGTGCTGGTGTCTTCGGGCTCGATCGCTTTGGGGCGGATGGTTCTGGGGCTGCCGGCCTCGGGCGAGCTGTCTTTGGAACAGGCCCAGGCGGCGGCGGCGGTCGGGCAGATCCGGCTGGCGCGCGCCTATGAAGAGGTGCTGGCACCGCATGGCATCACCACGGCGCAGATCCTTGTAACACTGGAAGATACCGCCGACCGGCGCCGTTATCTGAACAGCCGCGCGACGATGGAGACGCTGCTGGGGCTTGGCGTTGTGCCGATCGTCAATGAAAATGACACAGTCGCGACCGATGAGATCCGCTTTGGCGACAATGACCGGCTGGCAGCGCAGATCGCGGTGACGGCGGGTGCGGATCAGCTGGTGCTTTTGTCGGATGTGGATGGATTCTATTCCGCCAATCCGAAGGAAGATCCGACGGCGGTGAGGTTCGACCTGGTGGATCACATCACGCCCGCGATCGAGGCGATGGCCGGGGATCCGATCTCCGGGCTCTCGAAGGGGGGCATGAAGACCAAGCTGATGGCGGCGAAGACGGCCGTTGCCGGGGGCTGCGCCATGGCGATCATGGAGGGCTCGCCCTTGCGGCCGCTTAAAGCGCTGGCCGAAGGGGCGAACCGGACCTGGTTCGTGGCCGAGGCCGATCCGCAGGCGGCGCGCAAACGCTGGATCAATGCGATGAAGGAAAAGGGTCGGGTCCGGGTGGATGAGGGCGCGGTGAAGGCGCTGCGTCAGGGCAAGAGCCTGCTCCCTGCCGGGGTGGTCGCGGTTGAGGGGCGGTTCGGGCGCGGGGAGCCGGTGGGGATCATCGGGCCTTCAGGCGAGGCGCTTGGCAAGGGCCTGATCCGCTATACATCTGACGAGGCGCGGGCGATTGCCGGGCATCGCTCGGGCGAGATCGAAGCGATACTGGGCTATCAGGGCCGGGCGGCTTTGGTGCATCGTGATGACATGGTGATGTGA